A single genomic interval of Synergistaceae bacterium harbors:
- a CDS encoding DUF4230 domain-containing protein, translating to MGILITLLLVASVSVNVWLLKNGKRRQDRSVRSILLQGIRNVRELATIRRDFESVVIFSDAKSLLGFSLPGTGRRFILKYSGVLTCGSDLSRIKISERFAVNRVRMIVPHCRLLDLYADMKSVQVYDQRAGLFTSVMLDDQNREIAANIEEVRQETLRGDLLSRADDNLRMILTSLAASLGMEAEVTFEGDETTPRPTVMDRVLPLPSERAEVPAVPAVPAGEAKDPS from the coding sequence GTGGGTATTCTTATAACTCTTTTGCTTGTGGCGTCAGTGTCTGTCAACGTGTGGCTTTTGAAAAACGGAAAACGCCGGCAGGATCGGTCTGTGCGTTCGATTCTGCTGCAGGGAATAAGAAACGTGAGAGAGCTGGCGACGATTCGACGGGATTTCGAGTCGGTGGTCATCTTTTCGGACGCGAAGTCTCTGTTGGGCTTTTCGCTTCCGGGGACGGGGCGCCGGTTCATTCTGAAGTATTCGGGAGTCCTCACCTGCGGAAGCGACCTTTCCCGGATCAAAATTTCCGAGCGCTTTGCCGTCAATCGGGTTCGCATGATCGTTCCCCACTGCAGACTGCTGGACCTTTACGCCGATATGAAGAGCGTCCAGGTCTACGACCAGAGGGCGGGGCTCTTTACCTCCGTGATGCTGGACGACCAGAATCGGGAAATTGCCGCGAACATCGAAGAGGTGCGTCAGGAAACTCTCCGCGGCGACCTTCTGTCCCGCGCGGACGACAACCTGCGGATGATTCTGACCTCGCTGGCGGCTTCCCTGGGCATGGAGGCGGAAGTGACCTTCGAAGGCGACGAGACGACGCCCCGCCCAACCGTTATGGACCGTGTCCTGCCGCTTCCCTCCGAAAGAGCCGAAGTCCCCGCAGTTCCCGCAGTTCCCGCAGGGGAAGCCAAAGACCCGTCGTAG
- a CDS encoding Rrf2 family transcriptional regulator, with translation MARHVIAISEALLLGLHGMGLLAASQKRLSAHEMAQCLGASEAHLTKIFQHLVHEGLVESVRGPGGGFELRGNPEGVSLLSIYRAIEGAPRDDAKLCSSCDHCPFVRCIFGDSLREPASVFLQYLARTTLAAIAMKPAPATP, from the coding sequence ATGGCCCGTCATGTCATCGCAATATCGGAGGCGCTTTTGCTGGGCCTACACGGGATGGGGCTCCTGGCGGCCTCGCAAAAACGTCTCAGCGCTCACGAAATGGCTCAGTGTCTCGGCGCTTCCGAGGCGCACCTGACGAAAATTTTTCAGCATCTGGTGCATGAAGGGCTGGTGGAGTCCGTGCGGGGGCCGGGAGGAGGCTTCGAACTGCGCGGGAATCCCGAAGGCGTCAGCCTTCTTTCCATCTATCGGGCCATCGAGGGCGCGCCCCGGGACGACGCGAAGCTCTGCTCCTCCTGCGACCACTGCCCCTTCGTCAGGTGCATTTTCGGAGACTCCCTCCGGGAACCCGCAAGCGTTTTTCTGCAGTACCTGGCCCGCACCACACTGGCGGCCATAGCCATGAAACCCGCGCCCGCGACGCCCTGA
- a CDS encoding 2-phosphosulfolactate phosphatase encodes MSNAIQVEVVLSHSEHLPVVDVWLVVDILRATTVMTRWFEAGGVTLYPAESTEGAKRLAERLRGGGETPVLMGEQNAIAPQGFDLGNSPLDITPELCKKYSCAVMATTNGTKALLKALSTGMPVLVASARNAMSALDLALSKGRRIGIFCSGRKGRPAWDDTLCAGLLTAALAEFSPEVHLADSARLALLTWQSSRDFLTSLKSADHAVFLGRIGFGEDIVFASETDVAHTVPELREVPDGEGLLPCLKEGLRAGTPSHASLRRVLPGNAAGPSLLEGSGRRHLAAISSFSDEDTEGAALSDGTDSGVSGSGVLDFGSFSPDGSQVFLGGENFRKHYRSKSKKI; translated from the coding sequence ATGTCAAATGCCATTCAGGTGGAAGTTGTACTTTCACACAGCGAGCATCTTCCGGTGGTGGATGTGTGGCTGGTCGTGGACATTCTGCGGGCGACCACGGTCATGACCCGCTGGTTCGAGGCGGGGGGCGTCACGCTTTATCCGGCGGAATCCACGGAGGGCGCGAAACGCCTGGCGGAGCGCCTCAGAGGCGGGGGAGAGACTCCCGTTCTGATGGGCGAACAGAACGCCATAGCGCCTCAGGGATTTGACCTGGGGAACTCTCCTCTCGACATCACTCCGGAGCTCTGCAAAAAATACAGCTGCGCCGTCATGGCCACCACCAACGGAACGAAGGCCCTGCTGAAGGCCCTGTCCACGGGAATGCCGGTGCTGGTCGCCAGCGCCCGCAACGCCATGTCCGCGCTGGATTTGGCTCTGTCGAAGGGGAGGCGTATCGGGATTTTCTGCTCGGGCAGAAAGGGACGCCCCGCCTGGGACGACACCCTGTGCGCCGGACTTTTGACGGCCGCTCTGGCGGAGTTCTCGCCGGAGGTTCACCTGGCGGACAGCGCCCGGCTGGCCCTTTTGACCTGGCAGAGTTCCCGTGACTTTCTGACTTCCCTGAAAAGCGCGGACCACGCCGTTTTTCTGGGCAGGATCGGTTTCGGGGAGGACATCGTCTTTGCCTCGGAGACGGACGTCGCCCACACCGTCCCGGAGCTGCGGGAGGTTCCCGACGGGGAGGGTCTGCTTCCCTGTCTGAAGGAGGGCCTGCGGGCCGGAACTCCCTCTCACGCTTCCCTGCGCAGGGTGCTGCCGGGGAACGCCGCCGGCCCCTCTCTTCTCGAAGGTTCGGGACGTCGGCATCTCGCCGCGATTTCGTCCTTCAGTGACGAGGACACCGAGGGAGCCGCTCTTTCCGACGGAACGGATTCAGGCGTTTCCGGCTCCGGAGTTTTGGACTTCGGCAGCTTCAGCCCCGACGGCAGCCAGGTTTTTCTGGGGGGAGAAAATTTCAGGAAACATTATCGAAGCAAATCGAAAAAAATCTGA
- a CDS encoding 4Fe-4S binding protein, whose amino-acid sequence MAVYIDKNLCKGCELCVVCCPRKVFEISAEVNRKGFTVAAPVREGDCVRCGLCEKTCPDLAIRVE is encoded by the coding sequence ATGGCCGTATATATCGATAAAAATCTCTGCAAAGGCTGCGAACTTTGCGTTGTCTGCTGCCCCCGGAAGGTTTTCGAGATTTCCGCGGAGGTCAACAGAAAAGGATTCACCGTGGCGGCCCCCGTCAGGGAAGGAGACTGCGTCCGCTGCGGGCTGTGCGAAAAGACCTGCCCGGACCTCGCCATACGGGTGGAGTAG
- the larC gene encoding nickel pincer cofactor biosynthesis protein LarC yields the protein MKTLYLDCFAGIAGDMLTGALFELLPRPDRFEAELAKMSKLTPEDYRVRFEKTVKGGVTGTHFCVDTHEHHPHRGLKEIEEIITGSALSPRIQREAMHAFALLAEAEAAVHGTTPDKIHFHEVGAIDSIIDIVGVFILIDLLDWPRVISSPVNVGSGTVRCAHGVLPVPAPATERLLHGIPICSRGEPMERTTPTGALLVRCLASAFGSVPDGILLASGYGAGTRDSDLPNVLRVLLLDSHPAAEEETEGMDHDRVALLESNIDDMNPQDYELVTERLFENGALDVWQEFIAMKKGRPGTKFCCLCAPEKAKKLSRAILCGTTTQGVRQTMVDRAKLCYKIEEYATSLGRVRVKTALLGDKPLRRTPEYEDLKRLALEKDLSLPEVRGRIAGELVL from the coding sequence ATGAAGACACTGTACCTGGACTGTTTCGCGGGAATCGCGGGGGACATGCTGACGGGGGCGCTGTTTGAGCTCCTCCCGCGCCCGGACCGCTTCGAGGCCGAGCTGGCGAAAATGTCGAAACTGACCCCGGAGGATTATCGGGTCCGCTTCGAGAAGACCGTCAAAGGCGGCGTTACGGGGACTCATTTCTGCGTGGACACCCATGAGCATCACCCTCACAGAGGGCTGAAGGAGATAGAGGAAATCATTACGGGCAGCGCTCTTTCCCCGCGGATTCAGCGCGAGGCCATGCACGCCTTCGCCCTTCTGGCCGAGGCGGAGGCCGCGGTGCACGGAACCACGCCGGACAAAATTCATTTTCACGAAGTCGGAGCCATCGACTCGATTATCGATATCGTGGGAGTTTTCATTCTCATCGACCTGCTGGACTGGCCCAGAGTGATTTCCTCCCCCGTCAACGTGGGGTCGGGGACCGTCCGGTGCGCTCATGGAGTTCTGCCCGTTCCCGCTCCGGCCACCGAGCGGCTGCTGCACGGAATTCCAATCTGCTCCCGGGGGGAGCCCATGGAGCGGACGACGCCCACGGGGGCCCTGCTGGTCCGCTGTCTGGCCTCGGCTTTCGGGAGCGTTCCCGACGGCATCCTGCTGGCCTCCGGTTACGGAGCGGGAACCAGAGATTCGGATCTGCCCAACGTCCTGCGGGTTCTGCTGCTGGACTCCCACCCCGCCGCGGAGGAGGAGACGGAGGGCATGGATCACGACCGGGTGGCTCTGCTGGAGAGCAACATCGACGACATGAATCCCCAGGATTACGAGCTGGTGACGGAACGCCTTTTTGAAAACGGGGCTCTCGACGTGTGGCAGGAGTTCATCGCCATGAAAAAGGGCCGCCCGGGGACAAAATTTTGCTGTCTCTGCGCCCCCGAAAAGGCGAAGAAACTTTCCCGGGCCATTTTATGTGGAACGACCACTCAGGGAGTTCGGCAAACGATGGTTGACCGGGCCAAATTATGCTATAAGATAGAGGAATACGCGACTTCCCTGGGAAGAGTGAGGGTCAAGACCGCGCTTTTGGGAGACAAACCTCTGCGCCGTACTCCCGAATACGAGGACCTCAAACGTCTGGCCCTCGAAAAGGATCTTTCTCTTCCCGAAGTTCGGGGCCGAATCGCGGGGGAACTGGTTTTGTGA
- the sucD gene encoding succinate--CoA ligase subunit alpha: MSILVNEATRVLVQGITGRSGSLQTKSLLDFGTRVVAGVTPGKGGQEVCGVPVFDFVDDAVRAAGGVDAAISFVPPLNARDAAIEAMDCGIRLLVLTMEGIPKRDVLEILSCARFRGARVLGPGTAGLIAPGKCKLGAHPTRMFIPGGVGIVSKSGALSYEIGKTLTEAGIGQSTVVALGGGPIWGMTQKDALALFNEDEETKAIVLLGEIGGNTEIDAAEYIARTPVKKPVVSLIVGRSAPEGKSLGHAGAIIRGGKGTARSKAEALERAGVKMAATPAEVVARLRELRL, encoded by the coding sequence ATGTCGATTCTCGTCAATGAAGCGACGCGCGTTCTGGTTCAGGGCATAACGGGCCGGTCGGGCTCCCTGCAGACGAAGTCGCTGTTGGACTTCGGGACGCGGGTGGTCGCCGGCGTCACCCCCGGAAAGGGCGGTCAGGAGGTCTGCGGCGTTCCCGTGTTCGATTTTGTGGACGACGCGGTTCGAGCCGCGGGAGGCGTGGACGCGGCCATCAGTTTCGTCCCCCCTCTGAACGCCAGAGACGCGGCTATTGAGGCCATGGACTGCGGCATCCGGCTTCTCGTGCTGACGATGGAGGGGATCCCCAAAAGGGACGTGCTGGAGATTCTGAGCTGCGCCAGGTTCCGCGGCGCGCGGGTGCTGGGGCCGGGCACGGCGGGGCTCATCGCTCCGGGGAAGTGCAAGCTGGGCGCTCATCCCACGCGGATGTTCATCCCCGGAGGGGTGGGAATCGTCTCGAAAAGCGGAGCTCTGTCCTACGAGATCGGCAAAACGCTCACCGAGGCGGGAATCGGTCAGAGTACGGTGGTGGCTCTGGGAGGCGGCCCGATATGGGGGATGACGCAGAAGGACGCCCTTGCGCTCTTCAATGAGGACGAGGAGACGAAGGCGATTGTCCTTCTGGGAGAAATCGGGGGGAACACGGAGATCGACGCGGCGGAGTACATCGCCCGAACGCCCGTGAAGAAGCCCGTCGTTTCTCTCATTGTGGGGCGGTCCGCCCCCGAGGGCAAGTCTCTGGGGCACGCCGGGGCGATCATCCGGGGCGGGAAGGGAACGGCCCGCTCCAAGGCGGAGGCTCTGGAGAGGGCGGGGGTCAAAATGGCCGCGACGCCGGCTGAGGTCGTGGCTCGGCTTCGGGAACTCCGGCTGTAA
- a CDS encoding ferredoxin oxidoreductase has translation MKKEKRVLTGVHFMQGNYAAVEGALAAGCDFFAGYPITPANEISERMSRRLPAVGGVFLQGEDELCSINAVAGASLAGAKAMTATASAGYDYLQEGLEYGVAVEAPMVIVDVQRCRGENFATQADIMQVHWGPAGDHEMIVLAPSSVQELFDFTVRAFNLAEEYRTPVVVLSETTIALMRERLVIPEPDAIPVMNRKWTDKTPETYLPFKADSPWGVPEFAGLGRGYHTIYSINPHDERGSIEWDPDAFERLYTRIPLKVTKNRGKISTVQHWRADDAKAVLVAYGSEVRPCLDAMNTLREQGKKVGVMKIDAPWPFPEEAVADLSGRTDLVVTVEMNIGKYAGEIERACRGRCRTARVTKNRGMIHSPEEILESLKEVL, from the coding sequence TTCTTCGCCGGGTATCCGATCACGCCGGCCAACGAAATCTCGGAGAGGATGTCGAGACGTCTGCCGGCCGTGGGCGGCGTCTTTTTGCAGGGGGAGGACGAACTCTGCTCCATCAACGCGGTGGCAGGAGCCTCGCTGGCCGGGGCGAAGGCGATGACCGCGACGGCCAGCGCCGGTTATGACTACCTCCAGGAGGGGCTGGAGTACGGCGTTGCGGTGGAGGCTCCCATGGTGATCGTGGACGTCCAGCGATGCCGGGGGGAAAATTTCGCCACTCAGGCCGACATCATGCAGGTCCACTGGGGCCCCGCCGGCGACCATGAAATGATCGTCCTCGCCCCATCCTCCGTTCAGGAGCTTTTCGACTTCACGGTGAGGGCTTTCAACCTGGCGGAGGAGTATCGAACGCCGGTCGTCGTGCTGTCCGAGACGACCATCGCTTTGATGCGGGAGCGGCTGGTCATCCCGGAGCCGGACGCGATTCCCGTGATGAATCGGAAATGGACCGACAAAACCCCTGAAACCTACCTGCCCTTCAAGGCCGACTCCCCCTGGGGCGTTCCGGAGTTTGCGGGGCTCGGGCGCGGATACCACACGATTTACTCCATCAATCCCCACGACGAGCGGGGAAGTATCGAGTGGGACCCCGACGCCTTCGAGCGGCTTTATACCCGCATTCCCCTCAAGGTGACGAAGAACAGGGGCAAAATTTCCACCGTTCAGCACTGGAGGGCGGACGACGCGAAAGCCGTTCTGGTCGCTTACGGCAGTGAGGTGCGCCCCTGCCTGGACGCCATGAACACGCTGCGGGAACAGGGGAAGAAGGTGGGCGTGATGAAAATCGACGCGCCCTGGCCCTTCCCGGAGGAAGCCGTGGCGGACCTCAGCGGAAGGACGGATCTGGTGGTGACGGTTGAGATGAACATCGGCAAATACGCGGGAGAGATCGAGCGCGCCTGTCGGGGTCGCTGCCGCACGGCCAGAGTGACCAAAAACAGGGGCATGATCCACTCCCCCGAGGAAATTCTGGAATCGCTGAAGGAGGTCCTGTGA
- a CDS encoding 2-oxoacid:ferredoxin oxidoreductase subunit beta translates to MAAELKNAGTALPVNPLRKYVREDRMPHFFCPGCGCGQVLGSFLRGVDGLGLDLDRMVTVAGVGCTARIPVYMKTDTLHGVHGRTLPWAMGIKLHSKETKVVVFAGDGDAVSIGGNHFIHAARRNLDVLMIVVNNFNFAMTGGQVAPMTPAGAVTMTTPWGSGEPPFDMCALAQAAGATYVARTATPDIGQMDRMIKKGLSHSGFGVVEVLSQCPTHFGRYALGSGSPAKLLDWIRGICVPKDLADAMNPEELKGKLVTGEFVDVVRPVFRGSSFVADESAGKDAEEA, encoded by the coding sequence ATGGCGGCCGAACTGAAGAACGCGGGGACCGCTCTTCCGGTCAACCCTCTGCGCAAATACGTCAGAGAGGATCGTATGCCTCATTTCTTCTGCCCGGGCTGCGGCTGCGGTCAGGTGCTGGGGTCCTTTCTCAGAGGAGTCGACGGTCTGGGTCTGGACCTCGACAGGATGGTAACGGTGGCGGGAGTGGGCTGCACCGCCCGGATTCCCGTTTACATGAAAACGGACACGCTGCACGGCGTTCACGGCAGGACGCTGCCCTGGGCCATGGGAATCAAACTGCACTCCAAAGAGACGAAGGTCGTGGTGTTCGCCGGGGACGGGGATGCGGTCTCCATCGGGGGCAATCACTTCATCCACGCCGCCCGCCGGAACCTGGACGTCCTGATGATCGTCGTGAACAACTTCAACTTCGCCATGACCGGCGGACAGGTGGCGCCCATGACGCCGGCCGGGGCCGTGACGATGACCACCCCCTGGGGAAGCGGCGAGCCTCCCTTCGACATGTGCGCTCTGGCTCAGGCGGCGGGGGCGACCTACGTGGCCCGGACGGCCACTCCCGACATCGGGCAGATGGACCGTATGATCAAAAAAGGTCTTTCTCACAGCGGATTCGGCGTTGTGGAGGTTCTCTCCCAGTGCCCCACCCATTTCGGGCGCTACGCCCTGGGGAGCGGCTCGCCGGCGAAGCTGCTGGACTGGATTCGGGGGATATGCGTCCCCAAGGACCTGGCGGACGCCATGAACCCGGAGGAACTGAAGGGAAAACTGGTTACGGGCGAGTTTGTGGACGTTGTCCGTCCCGTGTTCAGGGGAAGCTCCTTCGTGGCGGACGAGAGCGCCGGAAAGGATGCGGAGGAAGCATGA
- a CDS encoding 2-oxoacid:acceptor oxidoreductase family protein — protein MKLKNTSIRFCGFGGQGIILAAVVLGDALVIHRGLYAAQTQSYGSEARGGQCQSELMVSEEPILTPVRASNDILVAMFQTAFNTYVSSLRKGGLLLVDSELVALPAAGAIPPETVSFRVPATEEAQKLGNRMAANMVMLGYFAGVTDMVTVEQLDAALAENVRAAFLDLNKKAVRRGFELARAGAGKS, from the coding sequence ATGAAGCTGAAAAATACGAGTATCCGGTTTTGCGGATTCGGCGGGCAGGGCATCATCCTCGCGGCCGTGGTGCTGGGCGACGCGCTGGTGATTCACAGGGGGCTTTACGCGGCTCAGACGCAGTCCTACGGCTCGGAGGCGAGAGGCGGACAGTGCCAGTCCGAGCTGATGGTGTCGGAAGAGCCCATCCTCACCCCCGTTCGGGCCTCCAACGACATTCTGGTCGCCATGTTTCAGACCGCCTTCAACACCTATGTGAGCTCTCTTCGCAAAGGCGGCCTTTTGCTCGTGGACTCCGAGCTGGTCGCCCTTCCCGCTGCCGGGGCGATTCCTCCGGAGACGGTTTCCTTTCGGGTTCCGGCCACGGAGGAAGCTCAGAAACTGGGCAACCGCATGGCCGCCAACATGGTGATGCTGGGGTACTTCGCCGGAGTGACGGACATGGTGACGGTGGAACAGCTGGACGCGGCCCTCGCGGAAAACGTTCGGGCGGCGTTTCTGGACCTGAACAAAAAAGCCGTCCGGAGGGGGTTTGAGCTGGCCCGGGCCGGAGCGGGGAAATCCTGA
- a CDS encoding response regulator, producing MTETTEGKTGEKKKKVILALDDAPANLQIIQNTLKDEFDIRLAKSVQMAVTALSRSVPDLLLLDVAMPEMSGFEFVKMLRANPRWEGIPVLFVSSCASEDFAAQADFQGAKGYIVKPFNPESLRNLVRKVFDACPDA from the coding sequence ATGACGGAAACGACGGAAGGGAAAACGGGAGAAAAAAAGAAAAAGGTAATTTTGGCGCTGGATGACGCCCCGGCCAACCTTCAGATCATCCAGAACACGCTGAAGGATGAGTTTGACATACGTCTCGCCAAATCCGTGCAGATGGCCGTGACCGCGCTTTCCCGTTCCGTTCCCGATCTCCTTTTGCTGGACGTGGCGATGCCGGAGATGTCGGGGTTCGAATTTGTGAAGATGCTCCGCGCCAACCCCCGCTGGGAGGGTATTCCCGTTCTGTTCGTTTCGTCCTGCGCGTCGGAGGATTTTGCGGCTCAGGCCGACTTCCAGGGAGCGAAGGGCTATATCGTCAAGCCCTTCAATCCGGAATCGCTCCGAAACCTTGTGCGCAAAGTCTTCGACGCCTGCCCCGATGCCTGA
- a CDS encoding response regulator codes for MTDRERESLLQTIRELQEKNSELGREVSGLRDSLERQIASAEIIKTRESLRTVESQKLEKYMKLVMENAQNIILLLDRDARVVYCTRAFLNLAGMADFSAVNGRGIYDIYRTIGKQELAESGMRRFRRIQAEKRAQESNVEISFPGVGEPRQYTVHSTPMLGDDGNFDGVLAIYHDTTEVLHAEAEARTRIMLDATPLAASLWDENGKMMDCNREVLRLLGLSKKSDYLEHFYDFQPEFQPDGVSTKEKMKKIRETNFGGEPQYIEWMSRTVTGELLPLEVTFIRVPWRDGFCTASYARDLRKIRAEEEKARTAAEYSREMEVQARVAQAAADAKSHFLASMSHEIRTPMNAIIGMSELMRTDNLDEMQKRYFSDIRKMSRSLLQIINDILDFSKIEAGKLTLTPVNYNIFTLFDDISSLTNFTMAGKALEFRKSIARDLPPVLYGDEVRVRQVIMNLVTNAVKYTRKGFVSLDVRRGLKNDRDCLVVQVRDTGIGIKKEDFPRLFKAFEQMDKKKNQGIVGTGLGLSITKQLVSMMNGDVELESEYGRGSVFTVFLPLVEGDARQVEEHREIQMVVASPDARVLVVDDNSVNLSVAVGYLGKHGIAPDTAESASEAIEQIQAEQYDLVFMDHMMPGMDGVEATEYIRALDGGYYKRVPIIALSANAVSGAKESFFAAGMNDFISKPIDAAELNRVLLKWLPPQKVLKNAAQVREKQSPAHLEPLLKRLAAVTDLDLKTGLSRVEGDGEVYVDILRQFCGGLDQEIEALSSCVREKNWKNYFIRVHALKSVFANLGNLFLSDWAFSLEKASQEGDGETCIAQTEGFCLRMEQFRLQLLQASLMEGSGPEDLVKKKVTIGFLTQELEKLTEACFKCDTQSIDETVEGLRAVTFSLDVDDLLEEIYVFAKSFDYDDVIAKCEMLMGLLTE; via the coding sequence ATGACGGATCGGGAGCGGGAAAGCCTGCTGCAAACCATTCGGGAGCTTCAGGAGAAAAACTCGGAACTGGGCCGGGAGGTCTCCGGTCTCAGGGATTCGCTGGAGCGCCAGATCGCCTCGGCAGAAATCATCAAAACCCGGGAATCTCTGCGAACGGTGGAGTCGCAGAAGCTGGAAAAGTACATGAAGCTCGTGATGGAAAACGCCCAGAACATCATTCTGCTGCTGGACCGCGACGCGCGAGTGGTATATTGCACCAGAGCCTTTTTGAACCTGGCGGGAATGGCGGATTTCAGCGCCGTCAACGGTCGGGGCATTTACGATATTTATCGGACCATCGGGAAACAGGAACTTGCCGAAAGCGGTATGCGGCGGTTTCGGCGGATTCAGGCGGAAAAACGGGCCCAGGAGAGCAACGTGGAAATTTCTTTTCCCGGAGTGGGGGAGCCGCGTCAGTACACGGTCCACTCCACTCCCATGCTGGGAGACGACGGAAATTTCGACGGCGTCCTCGCCATCTATCACGATACCACGGAGGTGCTTCATGCCGAGGCCGAGGCGCGAACTCGAATCATGCTGGACGCGACCCCTCTGGCGGCCTCCCTGTGGGACGAAAACGGAAAGATGATGGACTGCAACAGAGAGGTGCTCCGCCTGCTGGGGCTTTCAAAAAAATCCGATTATCTGGAACACTTTTATGACTTTCAGCCGGAGTTTCAGCCGGACGGCGTTTCCACGAAAGAAAAAATGAAGAAAATACGGGAGACGAACTTTGGGGGAGAGCCTCAGTATATCGAGTGGATGTCCCGCACGGTTACGGGAGAACTGCTTCCCCTGGAGGTGACCTTCATTCGGGTGCCCTGGAGGGATGGCTTCTGCACGGCATCTTACGCCAGAGATCTCCGTAAAATCAGGGCCGAAGAGGAAAAAGCCCGAACCGCCGCCGAATACAGCCGGGAAATGGAAGTGCAGGCCAGGGTCGCTCAGGCTGCGGCGGACGCGAAAAGCCATTTTCTGGCCTCCATGAGTCACGAGATTCGCACTCCCATGAACGCCATCATTGGGATGAGCGAACTGATGCGCACGGACAACCTCGACGAAATGCAAAAGCGGTATTTTTCGGATATTCGAAAAATGTCCCGTTCCCTCCTGCAAATCATCAACGACATTCTGGATTTCTCCAAAATCGAGGCCGGCAAGCTGACCCTGACTCCCGTGAATTACAATATTTTCACCCTGTTCGACGATATTTCCTCCCTCACGAACTTCACGATGGCCGGCAAGGCTCTGGAGTTTCGAAAAAGCATCGCCCGGGACCTCCCTCCTGTCCTGTACGGGGATGAGGTTCGGGTTCGGCAGGTGATCATGAACCTGGTCACCAACGCCGTGAAGTACACCCGAAAGGGCTTCGTGTCTCTGGACGTCCGGCGCGGGCTGAAAAACGACCGGGATTGTCTGGTCGTCCAGGTGAGAGATACGGGAATCGGCATCAAAAAAGAAGATTTCCCGAGGCTGTTCAAGGCCTTTGAGCAGATGGACAAAAAGAAAAATCAGGGTATCGTGGGAACCGGTCTGGGGCTTTCCATCACGAAGCAGCTCGTGTCCATGATGAACGGGGACGTCGAACTGGAGAGCGAGTACGGCAGGGGGTCGGTCTTTACCGTGTTTCTCCCTCTCGTCGAAGGCGACGCCCGCCAGGTGGAGGAACACCGGGAGATTCAAATGGTCGTCGCTTCCCCCGACGCGCGGGTGCTGGTGGTGGACGACAACTCGGTCAACCTGTCCGTGGCGGTGGGGTATCTGGGAAAACACGGCATTGCGCCGGATACCGCGGAAAGCGCTTCGGAGGCGATAGAGCAGATTCAGGCGGAACAGTATGATCTCGTTTTTATGGATCACATGATGCCGGGGATGGACGGCGTCGAGGCCACGGAGTACATTCGCGCCCTGGATGGCGGGTATTATAAAAGGGTTCCGATCATCGCCCTTTCCGCCAACGCGGTTTCCGGCGCGAAGGAGTCTTTTTTCGCGGCGGGAATGAACGATTTTATCTCCAAACCCATCGATGCCGCCGAGCTGAACCGGGTGCTGCTGAAGTGGCTGCCGCCTCAAAAAGTTCTGAAAAACGCGGCTCAGGTGAGGGAAAAACAGTCTCCCGCCCACCTGGAGCCCCTGCTGAAGCGTCTTGCGGCGGTGACGGATTTGGACCTGAAAACAGGACTTTCCCGTGTGGAAGGGGACGGGGAGGTCTATGTGGATATTCTCCGGCAGTTTTGCGGAGGACTGGACCAGGAGATCGAGGCCCTTTCTTCCTGTGTTCGCGAAAAAAACTGGAAGAATTACTTCATTCGAGTCCACGCTCTGAAAAGCGTTTTCGCCAATCTGGGCAATTTATTTTTGTCCGACTGGGCTTTCTCCCTCGAAAAAGCCTCGCAGGAGGGCGATGGGGAAACATGCATCGCGCAGACGGAGGGCTTCTGCCTGCGAATGGAGCAGTTTCGCCTTCAACTCCTTCAGGCGTCGCTGATGGAGGGGTCCGGCCCTGAAGACCTGGTGAAAAAAAAGGTCACGATTGGATTTTTGACTCAGGAACTGGAAAAGCTCACGGAAGCCTGTTTCAAATGCGATACCCAAAGCATCGACGAGACTGTGGAGGGTTTGCGGGCGGTGACCTTCAGTCTGGACGTCGATGATTTGCTGGAAGAAATTTATGTTTTTGCGAAATCTTTCGATTACGACGACGTCATCGCCAAATGTGAGATGCTGATGGGGCTGCTGACGGAGTGA